Part of the Bacteroidales bacterium genome, GGACTTTGGTGATAATAGCCCGACAATAATCTGGACACAGGACTCAGTTGTAGCAAATGGCGCAACCATATCACATACTTTTATTACTACTTCTTGTGGACAGCCAAATAATGAGTTCATAGTTTCCGTCACAGCTTCTAACTCTTGTTCAAGCACGAGTGCCTCTGTAAGTGCAATCAAAATTTGGAGTTCGCCCATTGCAAATTTTGATCTAAATCCCGTTCAAGGATGTGTAAATTCCACCTGTTTTTCTTTTTCGAATACGACCATTCCGGGTGCCTGGGGCTCCTCCTGTTCTTCTACCGCGACTTACCAATGGGATTTTGGTAACGGGCAAACATCAACGGCTCAAAATCCGCCATGCCAGACATATTCTACTGTCGGAACATATTCGATTACTTTGACTGCCTCAAATAATTGTGGAAGTTCAACGATTACTAAAGAAATATCCGTTCAAAATCCTCCTGCCGCCATCGCTACGCTTGATCAAAATACTGGCTGTGTGCCTTTTCAGGTAAATTTTACGAATAGTTCCACCGGAACCGATATACAATTTACCTGGAGTGTAAGTCCAGCTTCCGGATGGAGCTATGTTAACGGGACTAATAACCATTCTCAGAACCCGGTTCTACAATTTACTATTGCCGGAACTTACACAGTAAATCTCAATGTGACGAATGCATGCGGTAGTGACAATCAATCATTCACAATAACTGCAAAAGATGTTCCTTCCATTAATATTCCGACTATCGCTGATGATTGCATTCCCTATACTTATATTGGCAATGCTTCGTATGTTATTAATGGCAGTAATATTACGTCTTATTTATGGTCTGTGAGCCCTCCTAATGGTTGGAATTTTGTAGCACCTTCAAATTCAGGCTCTCAAAATCCTACGATCTTATTCTCACAAACAGGTACTTACCAGATCACCGTCCAGGCCACAAATGAATGCGGTACTGGAAGTCAGATCAGCAATTCATTTGATGTGATAAGTTTAGCTCCGGTTAATGCTGGTAATGATACATCTGTTTGTTTAAACAGCGGAAATTTTCAGCTTTTTGGTAATCCTTCAGGCGGTACCTGGAGTGGGAATAACGTGACACCCTCAGGTATATTTTCTCCAGTCATTGTTGGAAGTTTTACGTTAACTTATAGCAGAGGGACGGGGAATTGTCTTTCTGAAGATCAAATAGTATTGACAGTAATGCCATCACCAGCTGTCAATGCCGGCCCAGACATCTCTATATGTGCGGACAATGAACCGATATTTTTAACAGGACAGCCAACTGGAGGAACATGGAATGGGACCGGTATAGTAAATGACACGTTAGGGATATTTGACCCATCTGTTTCCGGGGCTGGTCTTTTTACCGTAAGTTATACAATATATGATAATCAAACTGGTTGCTCAAATTCCGATAATATCATCATAAATGTTAGGCCTTTGCCTTCAATTTCTTTTAGCTTTGAACCTCCTGCCTGTGTGGGAGATAATATTCACTTTACCAACAATTGCAGTAATGCTGAAAGTTATCTTTGGGATTTCGGTGATGGCGTTACTTCTACATTATTTGCTCCTATTCATACTTATGCTGTTGAAGGTCTTTATATAGTGACATTGACTGCCTATTCAACTTTTAATTGTGTATCTTCTGATACTATGATGTTAAATGTCACGGTTCCACCACCGCAACCAGCTTTCGAAATTTCTCCAAAAGTTGGATGTGCACCGTTAACCGTTTATATTTCAATCGACGAATCTCAATATGGAGATAATGCTTTTTATTATTGGGATTTTGGAAATGGAACCACCAGTAATTTATTGGTTCCCCCGGATTCAATGGTATATTATGGAGGTATATCTGCAGATACCATATATAGAATCACTTTCAGATGCTATAATCCCTGCGGATCTAAAATCTTTTCGGACTCAATCCTGGTCCACCCAATACCACTATCAGATTTTGACATGCTGCACGATTGGGATTGTACGCCTGTGGAAGTTCAGTTTAAGAATGTTTCCAAAGGCTTGCCGGATTCTTTCTATTGGGACCTTGGCGATGGAACGACATCTACTGAATTTGAACCTGTACATATTTATATAACTGGAAATACTTCATCTCTATACACAATTAAATTAATCTCATACAATGGATGCGGTACAGATACCTTGTCGCGGGAATTACTTGTTAAACCTAATACCGTTGATGCTTTCTTCACTGTTGATAAATTTAAAGGATGTGAAGGTGATACATTCTGCTTTCAAAATTATTCCACCGATACGTCCGGTGTTGGAATTTCAAATCTTTCCTGGAATTTTGGTGACGGGCAAGGATCATCCACAGAAAACCCATGTCATATTTTTGACCTAGCGGGCGCTTATATTGTAAAGCTTCATATTG contains:
- a CDS encoding PKD domain-containing protein, translated to MNSRRFDFLLKGIILIILGSLLPVCLNAQINVTFSFDPNSACSGTSIQFTSTVTNGTPPYIYSWNFGDDTTSNIDNPNHSYNAYGCGDQQFIVLLTVTDTTGGGTTPVSHSETVIVKSRPNPQLTDLINDTEFSNCDNNPTPGDSDFPVRVQNNTPNNSCISTYTINWGDGSPPLTNLTNSSFPIDYTYTQLGAFDLTITAFGSNGCSGVTTYVVKNQSNPAVGISTPGNTQGCAPQTFSFTMLNYTLNSPGTTYLWDFGDNSPTIIWTQDSVVANGATISHTFITTSCGQPNNEFIVSVTASNSCSSTSASVSAIKIWSSPIANFDLNPVQGCVNSTCFSFSNTTIPGAWGSSCSSTATYQWDFGNGQTSTAQNPPCQTYSTVGTYSITLTASNNCGSSTITKEISVQNPPAAIATLDQNTGCVPFQVNFTNSSTGTDIQFTWSVSPASGWSYVNGTNNHSQNPVLQFTIAGTYTVNLNVTNACGSDNQSFTITAKDVPSINIPTIADDCIPYTYIGNASYVINGSNITSYLWSVSPPNGWNFVAPSNSGSQNPTILFSQTGTYQITVQATNECGTGSQISNSFDVISLAPVNAGNDTSVCLNSGNFQLFGNPSGGTWSGNNVTPSGIFSPVIVGSFTLTYSRGTGNCLSEDQIVLTVMPSPAVNAGPDISICADNEPIFLTGQPTGGTWNGTGIVNDTLGIFDPSVSGAGLFTVSYTIYDNQTGCSNSDNIIINVRPLPSISFSFEPPACVGDNIHFTNNCSNAESYLWDFGDGVTSTLFAPIHTYAVEGLYIVTLTAYSTFNCVSSDTMMLNVTVPPPQPAFEISPKVGCAPLTVYISIDESQYGDNAFYYWDFGNGTTSNLLVPPDSMVYYGGISADTIYRITFRCYNPCGSKIFSDSILVHPIPLSDFDMLHDWDCTPVEVQFKNVSKGLPDSFYWDLGDGTTSTEFEPVHIYITGNTSSLYTIKLISYNGCGTDTLSRELLVKPNTVDAFFTVDKFKGCEGDTFCFQNYSTDTSGVGISNLSWNFGDGQGSSTENPCHIFDLAGAYIVKLHIDNGCGHDDAYDTIEINPTPQIEIYLNNKACVGETLFFDYSTNVEIAGKIWYFGDGDSSLLSNPYHYYQEEGTYEVVLTGVSAYGFPACVGVAGKLIEIKPTPEAFILPDTSGCAPLQITFQGDSGSYHLWNFGDNTIFTSNPTHIFDSPGLYKVKLISEYSNLCRDADSIEIRVFPKPESQFTYTSSGGYPEQLTFVNTSAGASECIWDFGNGQVMFTCEVNEPIEYNNTGNYNITLITLNQYGCYDTAAVIHTVSFKGLFVPNAFAPEHPDPGVNLFLPKGIGILEYTIQIFDTWGNLVWQSSALDEGIPTEGWDGRNENGEFYPQDVYVWKVMAKFMDGTNWSGDNGKTYGTVTLIR